GCCACACGCGGCTTTTTGCGGGGCCATGCTGGGATCATTTGTCGGAACCACTATGATGCTCAAAGGCGTGTCTTTAGAACCCGATTATGGATGGATGTGGTTATTTAGCGCCGGCATTGCTGGGCGCCTGCACGCCTTCCGCTTAGAATTACACGAATCGAAAGTGCGCTCTGACTCTCCTGGAGCTTAACTTTAATCTTCTCGCAGGATAAGAGATTTTTAAAAAAATGCTGAAAGCTCTAGGAAAGATAGGCTCAGCCCGCTTTGGAAATTTATCCAAGGAAAAACAAGCGGGCTTATTCGGCGTTGGCTGGACTGCACTGGGTCAGATCGCGGCGATCTTCATCCGCTTCGGCAGCAGTCTGCTGCTGACCCGTCTGCTCAACATGGATACCTACGGCTTCTTCGGCATAGCCATGTCGGTATCCATCCTGGTCGAGCTTTTTTCCGATATCGGCCTGCGCCCCGCCCTCACCCGTCACGCCGACGGCGAAAACTCCGCTTATGTAGCTACGGCCTGGACCATTCTGATCATCCGCAGCTTCGTGATGGCGGGATTAATGATCGGGATGGGATTGCTTTTGCCCCAATTCTACACCGATTACAATAAACGTTTGTTTTTCCTGGTCGAGGTGGCTCTGGCAGTACGTCCGATTCTGCATGCTTGCGCTAACCCGATGTCGATTCTGCTGCACAAACAGCTGCGTTTCGGTACCTGGGCGGCTATGGAATTCGGACAGACCATTGTCGGCACCATTGGCACACTGACCTTCGCCTACCTCTTCCATAACGTCTGGGCGGTTGTGATCGGCATCCTGCTCGGGGAAGCCGCTTTTGTCGCACTCAGCTATGCGTGGTGCGAGCGACCTCCTCGACCAACCTGGGATAAAGCAGCCGCCAAAGAATTGGCTCACATCGGCAATCAGGTTTTCGTAAACACTCTGGTGATGGGTCTGTGGATCTACGTCGATCGACTGGTCGGTCCCGTGTTCACTTCCGCCGAAAAAATGGCCCCCTACCTTCTTGCATACACGCTGATGGAAGCCATTGAAAGATTGATGGGCAAGGCCACCGACGTCTATTTCAGCACGCTGGTGAAGGTCGGCTCTTTTCAGCAACAGGTCGAGTTTCACACCCGAACTTGTAACCGCATCGCGATGTTTCTGATGCCTTTATTAGCGATCGGGATTATGGCCGCGCCCATGGTCGTGAAAGTGTACGGCTCCAACTATCGGGCGGCCGGGCTGGGGATATTATTTGCCGTTCTGGTCTGTCGGGTGATGTTTCGAATTCTGGGGCAGGTCCACTATCAGCTGTTCATGATCCAGGGAGAAATTTACCTGGCAACGCGGTGTTACTACCTGGCGCTCTTCGTGCAAGTAGTCACCATTTTCCCGCTTGCCAAGTTCTACGGGACGCTGGGAATTGCCTACTCGGTGTGTATTTCGACCTTCGTACTCACTCTGTCTCAGAATCTGATTTTCAATCATCGCAAGTACATGGATATGAAATCTTTTCTGATCACCTTCGGGTACGCGGCCGCGGGATTCACGGCCCTGGTCTTCTTGGAAATGTAACTTACCAGCCGCCCGACCGACGTTCGAACACAATCGACCCCATCAGAGGGGCATCGCTGGCTCGCAGCATATCCACATAGTTGTGAGTGCGAACCGGGTTTTCCTGGCCATCCAGAACTAGAATTGAGCCGTCCACCAGACTCTGCAGATAGTTCTCATCGCCCAGTTCCGGATTCACTGCAGGTGCGATCAGAAGAATCATGGCGAAGCGTTCCCGCATTTCTTCCACGAGTCGGTGGAAGCGGTACATGCCGATCATGTTGTTCACGTAGCTGCTGAGTTGAGCTCGCGAATATTCGACCTTGGATACCTGGGTGGGGGCGAAGCAGGTCGCCGGCTTATCGGTCTTACCTTCCAGGAAATCTTCGACTCTCTGTCCGACTTCAATTCCGTCGTGACCGATCCAGGCGGGAATGCTGTTGGCGTTCAACAACGGTCGGGAATCGAATACCAGCACTTTGCCGGCGGTTTGGGAGACGAAACAGGCCAAGTCTCCAACCAGGGATTCGATTTTCAGCGTAGGGACTGAAGGTGTGAAGAGGATAATCGATCCGCGCTCCGGGAAGCGAATCCGCAATTGCTCAGCCAGCGAACGAACCGCGGTCGAGACCGGTGCAGAGCCATCGAAGATTGCCATATTGGGGGCGGCTTCGTCGTAATTGGCCAGCACGGGAAGGCTGAGCCGACGAGCTGTGACTTCACCGCTGAGCGAGTAACGAGGCAGATCTTTGGCCACCACAAACCCCAGGAAAAGCAGCATCATGGCCGCGAAGACCCCGGCGGCCAGCTTGGGATAGTTCGAGGAAACGGGCTGTTTGCCGACATCGGCGGCCTTGGCGATTTTCAGTTCCTGGGAGGAAGGATCTTTGAGATTCTGGTTTTCCGAGATGAGTTTCTCCAGATCATCTATGGTTCGCTGCTTGGTTTCGATCTCCGATTCCAAGGGGAATAGAGTGTCTTTGAGTTTATTGAGCCTATCGGACTCCCTTTGAAATTCATCGATCTTTTTCTTCAGGCCGGGAATCTCGTTATCCTGAAGCGTTTTCTGCTGGTTTTTCAGTCTTAACAGTTCCGCTCTCGGATTTGCAAGCACGTTATTGTCTGTGAGATCCAACTGCTTTTCGCGGTCTTTTTCCAATCGATCCAACAACTGTTTGGTAAATTTAACCGTATTATCTGCTTCTGTAAATTCTTTTTCGGCAGCACGAAATTCACTGAGAGGTACTGCACCTTTTGGCAACTTTTTAAGAGTTTCCAAATCTTGCGTCGCACTAATCAATCTAACTTTGTTGATCTCAAGAAGTGCTCGTTTTTCCGCGATGAGCGCTTCAATTTGCTGGATCGCCTGCCGTTGCTGGGGGGAGTTTTTGGCTTGTTCAGTAAGTCGCTCGATACTACTTTCGATCTCTTTAATTTGTTGGGGAAGGCTTTCCAAGATTCTCTGATTGTCATCGAGTTTTGTTTTCGCGCCCGATTTCTCTTTGTCCACATCCTCAATTTTCAATTTCAGATCGCCGTTCACATTGTTTTTCCGCAGTTCCGCATTATATCGCAACATCAGCTCACGGCGTTCCTGAGTGACTCGATCTTTCTCTCTTTGCTTCGCTCCCAGAGCCTGCTCCAGTTCCGCCAATCTCTGCTTTTCGTTTTTCAAAACAGCGATTTCCATCATGCGGTTGGAGATCGCCAGCGCTTCGTCTTTGTTTGGGTTGTCAACGGTAACGGTGAGTTCCTCATTGGATTTCAGGACTTCCGTTTTGACGAGATTCTTCAGACCGGCGGGTGTTCCGGGCAGGTGCAGATCAGAGTGGACCTGCTCCAACATATCCGGATCTTTCATCATTTGAAGAACGCTCTGGATATTCGCGGGAGTAGTCAACGAACGAAACACTTTGCGATAGCTCGGTTCATGCCGCAGCTTCCCTTCGGCCCGCCAGACCGGTTTACCAAACGCGACAATCACAGCAGCCGCGAGGGCAGCCGACACCACGCACCAGGCGATGAACAGCTTTTGCCGTTTCAGGACCAGACGCATCAAGATCTGGAGGAAGGAGGGCTGGACTTCCGCGGAAGTGGCGGCTTGCGCATTGTTGACGTAGACAGTCTGCGTATTGACCCGGTAGTTGCTCCACCCGTTGAGCCGTGCGGCAACCTGAGTGGTCGTCGAACCGGTGGTGGCAATCGGTAATTCAGAAGGCATAGTCAATCCAATGGTTAGCCGTCTATGAGGGTAACACTCCTCAGAATCTGAAGAGTCGCGATATTTTATCCGAAACACCCTACTTGCTAGAAGAGCAGTTCAAGTATACTTCAAATTGCCCAAGCTGCACAATCGGTGTCTTCTATTTAATGTTCGCAACCCAAAGCCTGTGATTTTTCCAAGCTAGGGATTTGGCCGAATTTAACGGTTTTGCCCGAGTTTACTGACCGAAATCCCCCGTTGGAAAAATCGCTATTATTTGGCTCTTTCAGCGGTATCACATTCGGGGAACGCGCTGGGAGCGCCACTTTGCGGAGAGTGATAAAAATACTCCAAGGCTGTAACTCCCGAGTGGAACCGCGGCGGTATCCTCAAGAAGATTGACACGAAACGACTCCGACTTCGGAGCTGGTCAGATTCGAGATCGGACTCTCTGCCTTTAGAGCTTATGACCCAGTGATACTCGAGTGGTGAAACTCAATGCGCTTAGGAATTCTGTCAGATACACATAACGGTATCAATTCACAGTCTGTCCAGTCGTAGCGACTTGCTCTTGCGCTTTAGCGGAGTTTTTGCCATACTCTGGTCATGGATATCGTAACTGAAGAATTGATCGCTCGCCAACCCGCCGAAGCTCAGGCGATCATTCGTTTGCTTTTGGCCGAGGTTGCCAAACTGAAAGAGCAGTTGGCGCGAAATCCGGGCAATTCTTCGAAGCCGCCTTCGACGCAACATCCCCACGCCAAGCTTTCGAAGCAAGCGCTTAAGAAGGCCAAGCGGAAAGCGGGCGGTCAACCGGGACATACCAAGCACGAACGCTCTTTGGTATCGGTCGATCGCTGTATCGAAATGATCTCCTGCAAGCCGACCGAATGCCGTCGGTGCGGCGAAGCGTTGAGCGGAACTGACCCCCAACCCCTGCGGCATCAAGTGTGGGAGATTCCCGAAATCCAGCCTTCGATCACCGAATATCAACTGCATCGGCTGCCTTGTTCCTGCGGCAAGACGACCTGCGGCGAATTGCCGGCGGGCGTTCCTTCCGGAGCGGCCGGACCTCGATTGATCGCTTTGTCGTCTCTTTTAATGGTCTGTTTCCGACTCTCCAAGCGACGCTGCGCTCTGTTTCTGGAACAGATCCTGGGTCAGGAAGCTTCCGCCGCCTGGATGGTCAAACTTCAGAACCGGGCGTCCGAAGCTTTACAGCAGCCGTACCGGGAATTACAGCAGGCCTTGCCTGGGCAAGCGGTGGTTCAGGGCGACGAATCTCCCACCAAAGAAGGTCCGATCAAGGCTTGGACCTGGACTTTTGTCGCTCCCCGATTCACTCTGTTCGCCTGTCGGACCAGTCGCAAGGCCGAAGTAGTTCGCGAATTTCTCGGCCCAGCGTACTCGGGCATCTTGAACTGCGACCGGGCCAAAATGTACTGGGCTTTCGGACGCCTGCAATGGTGCTGGGCCCATCTGATCCGCGACTTCCAGAGCCTGATCGACCGGCCTTGTTCTGTGTCGAAGCGGTTGGGCCGGGACTTGCAACGGCAAACTCGAGCGATGTTCGAACTCTGGAAACGCATTCGAGACGGGAGCCTGGAACGCCCGGAATTCCAAAAGCGGATGGTTCCGATTCGCTCGCAAATCGAAGCCTTACTCCTTCGAGGAAAATGCGACCGGAAAACGCGAGGCCTGTGCGCCGAACTCTGGAAGTACCGCACTCGACTTTGGACGTTCGTCGAAGTGGAGGGAGTCGAACCGACCAACAACGCGGCCGAGCGGGCCTTGCGGCCGTTCGTCATTTGGCGAAAAATCTGCTTCGGCACGCAATCCGCTGCCGGAAGCCGTTTCCTCGAGAGAATGCTCACGGTCATCGAAACCTGCCGACAGCAAAAACGCAACTGCCTCGCATTTATCAAAGAGGCTGTCCAGGCTCACTTCAACAACAAAACGCCCCGCTCACTCCTGGCCGGGGCGTGAAGGGGTACCACATAACGAGCTAGCAAGGACCAAGAACGCCCTACGGCTATTGCGAGATCAAGGTGCGGAGTCGCTCATACACTGCGGCGATTTATCGAGTGGCTCCATCGTGGAAGTTCTTTCGGTCCTCCCGTGCTGGTTTGTGTTCGGGAATCACGATGCCGATGAAGTCCCGCAACTCCAGCGAGCGGCCATGGAATTCGGCCCAGTTTGCCTCGGTTGGGGTGGCCTGATTGAGCTGGGTGGAAAGCGTCTCGGAATCGTTCACGGACATATGAGTTGGGACCTGCGACGGCTGCTTGATCGGAAGCCCGATTTTCTATTCTCTGGACACGATCACTTTCCTAGCGACAAGATGTTGCGAAATGGGAGACGAATCAATCAGGGTGCATTACACCGCACTGATCAATACACGGTCGCTCTCGTCGATTTGGAGACCGACGAAGTCAAGTTTCTACCGTTATCAGAGTGAAATTATCCGGATTTCGCCATATTTATTCTTTGGTTTACAGCGCTAAAAGCGCATTATAATGCACTCTTTGCTTGATTATGCTCTGGTTTTCAGGAATAATGGAATAAAACGCACTTTAGTGCGCATATTGGATTTAATAGGTTGATTCTCAAAGGTTCTTGATCAAAAAGCGCATTGTAATGCGCCGGAGTTTACGATGTCGCCTCAGGAAATCGGTGTGCAATTCCGCTCGCGCAGAAAATACCTCAAGCTGCGACAACGGGATGTAGCAGAGCTAGCTGGCGTCACACTCCGGGGGCTTACAGCCCTGGAAAAAGGAACTGCGAATCCCACCCTCAAACAGTTGGTCAAAATCGCCGATGTCCTCGGATTAGCTTTCCACCTCAGCGAGGGAACGAACCATGCAGCAAGCTCACGTCTATAGTAGAGGCATCCTCGCGGGGGTTCTTTCCAAGGACTCTACGGGATACCACTTTCAGTACCTCTCCGATTATCTCGCTCAGGACAGCCGGGAGTACCCGCCTATCAGCCTGAATTTCCCGAAACAGAAATCGGCGTTCAAATCGAACTTCCTTTTCCCGTTTTTCTACGGTCTGCTGGCTGAAGGAGAGGAAAAAGCTCTGCAGTGCCGATCACTCCGAATCGATGATAAAGACCACTTCGCTCGTCTTCTGAAAACCTGCGAAGCGGAAACCACCAGCGGAGTCACCGTGAAGGAGATTCCATGAACGGTTGCCCGTCGTGCTTCAAGTCGGGCCACAACACCTTCTGCACAAGTTGCAGGAAACGTCTCTTCAACGGGAAAAAAGTCTCGCACATACTTCCCTTCTCCCGACCGGCTTACAATGAGGCCAAGTTAAAAGTCACACCCGAGAGAATGTCGATATCCGGCATTCAGACCAAAATGTCACTGGTGCTGGAAGGCACGCAACTTAAGATGGTGGAATCCGGGGGACAATATATTCTGAAACCCATCCCTCTGGGGCAATTCCAAAGATTGGAAGTGACACCGCTAAACGAACACTTAACCATGCAGCTTGCCCGACAAATATTCGATATTGATGTGGCCGATAACACGCTGGTTCAATTCGAGGATGGGCAGCCTGCCTATCTCGTGCGCCGATTCGACGTGCAAGCCGACGGTCGGAGAAGCCTGAAAGAAGATTTCGCCCAGATCGGCAACTTATCCGAAGAGAACCGCGGGCAAAACTACAAGTACGACTTCTCATACGAAGAGATTGGTGAACTCATACGGCAGTACGTGGCCGTGCACGCCTTAGATCTCGAGCGATTTTTCACTCTGGTAGTTTTCAATTATCTGGTGAATAACGGAGATGCTCATGCGAAGAATTTTTCGCTGATGCGCGATGAGAATACCGGCGAATATCGGCTTTCTCCCGCTTACGACCTTCTCAACACGCGATTGCACGTTCCCTTGGAATCCCGAACGGCCCTGGATCTTTTCAAGGAAAATTACGAAACAGATAGTTTCAAGGCGAATGGCTTTTATGCACACGATGACTTCGTCGAGTTTGCTCGAAGGCTGAATTTAGTCGAAGGTCGCTACCAGAGAATCCTCAAGAAATCGACCGACCGGATCGGAGAGGTTTTTGAGTTCATAGATAAGTCGCAACTTCCTGCCGATTGCAAGACTTTGTACAGAGAGCATGTGACCGCCGCAGCGAATGCGATTGGCTATTCCTTGGCCAGATCGCAAAAAGGTTGAAGGCCACAGTTGTTTTAAGTCACCTTCGAGAGACGAGAACCTTCCAAATTCCTCACGTTGGGTTTTACGCCAACAACACCGGGAAAAGATGATGGCGGACCGAGTTTAAATCGTTCAGTAACCGGTCGGGATGCGCTTTTTCGAGCGTATCCCAATCGTGCGAGCCGGTGGCAACCAACCAGACTTCCACACCGGCGGCCCGAGCCGTTTCCAGATCAATGGTCATATCGCCGACGAAAAGTGTTTCCGACTTCTCTTTTGACAACCGATGCATGGCCGCGAGTAGCATATCCGGGGCGGGTTTAGGATGCGGAACATCTTCCGGTCCCATCACCACCGAGAAAAATTCGGCAACGTTCAGCGAGTTAACCAGCTGGCGGGTAATCGCCTGCGGTTTGTTGCTGCAGACTCCGGATGGAATGCCCTCCTCTTTCAATCTCTGAAGGAGTTCGATCGCTCCCGGTAACAATCGGGTATGCGAGAACATCACCGAGGGATGATGTTGCCGATAAATCACGGCGTTTTCCTCCGGATCACTATCCGGGAGCAGGTCCTTCATCAACTGTTGGAGGCCGAAACCGACCTTGGTCCGCACGATCGATTCCGGCAACTCCGGTTTGCCGCGATAGTGCAGCACGTGATTGACGCTGGCGGTGATGGCGGCGTAACTATCCGCCAAAGTGCCATCGAAATCAAATAGGACACAACGATAGGGATTCATGATGCCATTCTAGGAATGAAAAGAGAGACGCTTCCGATGGGAAAGTCGTCTCTCCAGAAATAGTTCGACAGCGCTATTATCGCAACAGACCCACATCCAGCGCGGTAGCGATATTTCGCCAGATATACCACGCCCCGGTCTTCCAGGCCGTGTGAATTTTCACCGTCGCCAAAGTGCCCGGCACGACGGCTTCATCGGGATCGAGGAGTTTCACATCGACGAGATAAGTCTGAACCAGTGGTTCAATCTGGTTCTGCTGGCTCGTCGGCTTGATGGCCAGACTGCCGCCTCCCTTACTCGTCAGACCCACCGGTACATCCTTTGCGGGAGCCTCCGGAAGATGGGTTATGACCCCTTTCATGATCCGATCGGCTCGGCCGGCCACGCGGATGGAAACCTCGAGTTCGTGGTACTTCTGCAAATGCTCGGCCAGCAGCTGATAATCGAGCGGGCCGACCGGAACCAGAATTCGCAATTTCGAAGGATCGCCAATCTTGCAGAGGGCCTTCTGATCCGACCTCTCCCACATCTTCAGATATTCGTCTTGATGCGGAATCCCCATCACCACACCATCGCGCGGGGCTTTGATCGCATTGAGTGCGCCAAGTTGTTCCTTCAGAACCCGGGCCTGATCGCGATATTTCTTCTCATCGTTCGTCGATTGAGTGAGATTGGAATTCCACTGCGAATAGGCATTTTGCGAGTCGGGAGTTTTCTTGACCGGAGCCGATTTCAAGGCGTTCAAGCGATCGTGATAGACGCTGGCCTGCGCTTCGGAAATCAGATAATCCTCTTCCATTTTCGGATTGGTGAACTCGGCCAGCAGCTGCCCCTTCAGCACGCGCTGACCATCGAACACCGCGACCCGTTGCAGAAAGCCCGAATCGGCCGGATAGACCGGT
The genomic region above belongs to Telmatocola sphagniphila and contains:
- the tnpC gene encoding IS66 family transposase; the protein is MDIVTEELIARQPAEAQAIIRLLLAEVAKLKEQLARNPGNSSKPPSTQHPHAKLSKQALKKAKRKAGGQPGHTKHERSLVSVDRCIEMISCKPTECRRCGEALSGTDPQPLRHQVWEIPEIQPSITEYQLHRLPCSCGKTTCGELPAGVPSGAAGPRLIALSSLLMVCFRLSKRRCALFLEQILGQEASAAWMVKLQNRASEALQQPYRELQQALPGQAVVQGDESPTKEGPIKAWTWTFVAPRFTLFACRTSRKAEVVREFLGPAYSGILNCDRAKMYWAFGRLQWCWAHLIRDFQSLIDRPCSVSKRLGRDLQRQTRAMFELWKRIRDGSLERPEFQKRMVPIRSQIEALLLRGKCDRKTRGLCAELWKYRTRLWTFVEVEGVEPTNNAAERALRPFVIWRKICFGTQSAAGSRFLERMLTVIETCRQQKRNCLAFIKEAVQAHFNNKTPRSLLAGA
- a CDS encoding HAD family hydrolase — translated: MNPYRCVLFDFDGTLADSYAAITASVNHVLHYRGKPELPESIVRTKVGFGLQQLMKDLLPDSDPEENAVIYRQHHPSVMFSHTRLLPGAIELLQRLKEEGIPSGVCSNKPQAITRQLVNSLNVAEFFSVVMGPEDVPHPKPAPDMLLAAMHRLSKEKSETLFVGDMTIDLETARAAGVEVWLVATGSHDWDTLEKAHPDRLLNDLNSVRHHLFPVLLA
- a CDS encoding HipA N-terminal domain-containing protein; the encoded protein is MQQAHVYSRGILAGVLSKDSTGYHFQYLSDYLAQDSREYPPISLNFPKQKSAFKSNFLFPFFYGLLAEGEEKALQCRSLRIDDKDHFARLLKTCEAETTSGVTVKEIP
- a CDS encoding metallophosphoesterase family protein, translating into MRDQGAESLIHCGDLSSGSIVEVLSVLPCWFVFGNHDADEVPQLQRAAMEFGPVCLGWGGLIELGGKRLGIVHGHMSWDLRRLLDRKPDFLFSGHDHFPSDKMLRNGRRINQGALHRTDQYTVALVDLETDEVKFLPLSE
- a CDS encoding oligosaccharide flippase family protein, whose protein sequence is MLKALGKIGSARFGNLSKEKQAGLFGVGWTALGQIAAIFIRFGSSLLLTRLLNMDTYGFFGIAMSVSILVELFSDIGLRPALTRHADGENSAYVATAWTILIIRSFVMAGLMIGMGLLLPQFYTDYNKRLFFLVEVALAVRPILHACANPMSILLHKQLRFGTWAAMEFGQTIVGTIGTLTFAYLFHNVWAVVIGILLGEAAFVALSYAWCERPPRPTWDKAAAKELAHIGNQVFVNTLVMGLWIYVDRLVGPVFTSAEKMAPYLLAYTLMEAIERLMGKATDVYFSTLVKVGSFQQQVEFHTRTCNRIAMFLMPLLAIGIMAAPMVVKVYGSNYRAAGLGILFAVLVCRVMFRILGQVHYQLFMIQGEIYLATRCYYLALFVQVVTIFPLAKFYGTLGIAYSVCISTFVLTLSQNLIFNHRKYMDMKSFLITFGYAAAGFTALVFLEM
- a CDS encoding type II toxin-antitoxin system HipA family toxin gives rise to the protein MNGCPSCFKSGHNTFCTSCRKRLFNGKKVSHILPFSRPAYNEAKLKVTPERMSISGIQTKMSLVLEGTQLKMVESGGQYILKPIPLGQFQRLEVTPLNEHLTMQLARQIFDIDVADNTLVQFEDGQPAYLVRRFDVQADGRRSLKEDFAQIGNLSEENRGQNYKYDFSYEEIGELIRQYVAVHALDLERFFTLVVFNYLVNNGDAHAKNFSLMRDENTGEYRLSPAYDLLNTRLHVPLESRTALDLFKENYETDSFKANGFYAHDDFVEFARRLNLVEGRYQRILKKSTDRIGEVFEFIDKSQLPADCKTLYREHVTAAANAIGYSLARSQKG
- a CDS encoding helix-turn-helix domain-containing protein; amino-acid sequence: MSPQEIGVQFRSRRKYLKLRQRDVAELAGVTLRGLTALEKGTANPTLKQLVKIADVLGLAFHLSEGTNHAASSRL